ACCGTTTTAATGGGTAGGAGTAATCAGCCGTAATATTTTGTACATAGAGATAGTTTTGAAAAATGTTTAAAGTGGATGGTCTATTTTTAGATGAATTGGATGGTTAAGAAAAGTTCAAGTTGCGCTATCATTAATTAGTAAATAGCACTAATAAAAAAGACGAGGTGCAGCATGGAGATATTATCTGTTTTAGTCGTTTTAATCTTAATTGTTGCTGTGGTTTCAACCCTGGCATTAACGGGGAAGCCTGATGAAAACTATAGCGATTCCACAAAAAGGAATACAACCAATTTAACTTTAATATATGTGGTGATTATTTTTATATCATTAGTTTCCCTAGGAATCTACATTTGGCTGACTTAGAAAATGGTTAAAAGGATCAGAATAAAATCCTGATCCTTATCATTTCTTGGAAACAGCCTTTAGAGCATCCGCAAACCTTCGTATTCCTTCGTTAATATCTACTTCATTTTCCCGTGAAAACGTAAAACGGACAAATCCTTTTTCAGAACCCATGGTTAAACCAGGCACATAAATGACTCCCCGTTTAATGGACTCTTCGAGTAAATGAATTTCATTAAATTCTTTTTTTATCCTGCACCAGATATGAATTCCGCCTTTAGGAATATAAAAATCTACTTGGTCGTTTAGATAAGTTTGAAGGCTATTGACAATTTGATTTCTTCTACTTTCTAAATGAATAACTAAATTCTTAATATGTGATTCGAAGTTCGTCGAATCTAGAAAGTCATTTGCAATCCATTGGGTGTAACTGGCATGTCCAAAATCAACCTGCTGCTTGGCATCTGATAACCTTTCGATTACCGCTTTTGGACCTATAATCCAGCCTATCCTCAAACCTGATGCTACGATTTTGGTCAGGGAGCTAATATATAAAACATTCCCATAATGATCTAATGATTTAAGGGTATGAATTTTTTCTCCTGTAAAAGAGGTTAGACTGTAAGGATCATCCTCAACAACGGGAATTCCATATTCAGATGATATTTCAATAACCTTTTTGCGTCTTTCTTCAGACATTAATGTACCGGTTGGATTTTGAAAAATAGGGTTTAAAAAAATCATTCGGATTCTATGTTTTTTATACAATGCAGTTATATCATTGGGATCAATTCCATTTTGATCTCCCATTAAGTCATATGTTTTGATTCCTGCTGATTTAAACACTGGTAGATTGTAATGATAGGAAGGATTTTCAATCGCGACAGCGTCCCCAGGTTTTAACAAACATTGTACAACCAGATGCAGCGCTTGTTGTGCACCGGATGTAACTAGTATCGATGATGGGTTCGTTTCAATTCCACGAAACTGCCTAACATGGTTCGAAAGGGTTTGCCGCAGGATAGCATTACCTTTGGGATGGTCGTATCCTAATGATCCAATAAAGGACCGATTAGAAGTAATCTCTCGTAATGAATGCATCGGAAAGAGATCCTGAGACAATTCACCACTAGCTAAATTTATTAGGCTATGCTCGGCCATTTCTTTGTGTATTCTTTGCGTAACAGGCAAATTTGGTAAAAACGAACCTGCCTCAATATATCGGTTCCAACTTGGGATCCGTTTCTTGGAAAGGCCCCAAATATCTTTACTGATGGTTGTTCCGCTGCCCCTATTTCGATCAATCAGACCATTTGATTCCAATTCATCATAAGCAGCGATCACTGTGCTTCTATTTACACCAAGTTCCTTAGCCAAACCTCTTTCGGAAGGTAGAGGTTTATCATGCGGAAAAGTTCCATCACCAATTCCGGTCTCAATATATAAAGCAAGTTGTTTATAAATAGGCATTTTTGAATCTCTATTCGGTTTCCAATCCATGTGATACATCCTTTTAATTGAGGTCTCTACTACCATTGTATACTTTTCCAAAAAATAATTCATTTGTTGAAACCAATTCAAGAATTTATACGATGGAAGGGACTGAAGGGGGCGGAAATAATATGGGTAGGGCGTTGTGGGAAGCGTAGTGTTAAAAAAGGTAAGCAACTAAAAGTGCTTACCAATTAAAACCTCATCTAGAGAAAGGACTCTATGCTTTAACTCATTATTCCAATCTAAAAATCCGATCACCATTTGATTAGCCTCTGTTATGGTCGCATATCGGAAATGCTCATTCCCATTTATCACAAAAGCTTTTTCCTGTATTGCCTCCATCTTCGCAAAGACACATTCTGTGTATTCAAGTGGTAGAAATTCATCTATACCTTCTGCTGGTCTGCCAACCCATTTAAAAAGGAAATCTTTGATTGCAAATTGCTCAATCATCGATAATTTTTTCTTAAATGTCAGCTTATCTACGGTTATTGTATTCAATTTAATCACTCCTTAATTAGTAGGTAAAGTTTATACTTTCAATCTCCTAACATCAACTCTATTACAGTGACAGAATATTTACATTTTGATTGCAGGCATAGTCCAAGAAATTGATAGGTTTGAAATTTCCGTTGCGATATGTGGAAATATGGGTCATTTTTCATATCAATTTTTCATAAATAACTAAGAAACCTTTAAAAAGGGGGGATGATGTATGCGAGCAAATTACAGAAGATGGTCAGAATATCCTTACCCAGGGGAAGAAAACCCTCCTCAAGGATCCTCAGAACCAAGAGATTGGCCAATGTTTTTTATTTTTAGAGAAAAAGACAATATATTCTTAGACCCTTTTCGTCAGCGCATTAATTGGAGAATTAAAAATCCTAATGATATTGATTGGGAGAAAGAATTACCAATAGTAGAGGCAACATTAAAATTATTAACGCCAAGTCAAATACAAATTGCAAAATATTGGGGAACAGTGAGATAACGGAGAGAATTTCTACTATGACCTGTGATTTAGCAGACAAGCATAGGCTGGGGTCACCCGATATAGCTAGGGTGTTAGGATTTCTTCATGCTTCATTAAATGATGCATTTGTTATAACCTGGTATTTTAAATACCTTTGGGACGTGGCACGTCCAAACCAATATAGCAACGACCTATCTCCTGTTTTGTCAACACCTCGTTTTCCGTCCTATCCCTCTGCACACGCTACTGTGGCAGGTTGTGCAGAGGTTCTATTAAGTTATTTTTTTCCTGAAGAGGTATCTGAAATAAAGGGAAGAATGGAATTGAGTGCTCAATCTCGTCTATATGCAGGAGTCCATTTTAAAGTAGATAACGATGATGGATTAGATTTAGGCAGGCAAATTGGTGAAGTGGTTGTGAAAGTTTTAAGAGTGCAAAATGTAAAATTGAGGTAAAAGCGATGCTTAAAGCATCGCTTTTTTAGGCATAGCTTAACTTTTCACATTAGCTTGGGTCGTTTTCATCTAAAGTCAAAACCGTCACATTCGTTGATTCCCCGTTCTCAATTTCCTCCTGAGTGGCATCTTGACTTAATATATCCTCAGTATTAATACCCTCCGCGAGAGTTGGTTCTCCTTTGGAATATGAATCTTTTTTCATATCAGTCACCCCAATCAATACATTTTGCGTTAAAAATAATCGCTAATTTATTGTTCACAAAAAGGGAAAAAACATTCTTTTATTTGGGTAACTCATTAGTCAGACACCTGTTTTCCCAAAAAAATCTTATATTTATCTATGATTCTGAATTCCAAATTGGTTACATAATTATAGACTAAAAAGATAGGACAAGGTGATGTTTATTTTTCAGAAATTTATAGCCACTATTATTGGCAGTTTGCTATTAGGAATTGGAGTAAACGGGTTTCTTGTGCCTAATCATTTAATTGATGGTGGAATCCTAGGAATTGCATTAATCCTTCATTATTTCTATCATTTTCAGACAGGAATGACCATGATCGCTTTGAGTGCCCCAATCTGTGTATTGTCAATACTGAGTGAGAAAAGTTATTTTCTTAGCAGTTTGCAGGGATTGTTGGTCTCTTCTTTATTTATTGATTTACTCTCACCGCTTCGTCATCAATTTATCATTTCACAGCTTGGTAGTGCGTTAATAGGAGGAGTCATCATTGGAACGGGAGTTGGTTTGATGCTGCGGTATAAGTCGAGTACAGGGGGTACGGACTTACTCGCAAAAATCATTTCTGGAAGGTTTTCTTTAAATTTAGCACTTGTCATTATACTAATCGATGGAATTATTGTTTTAGCAGGTTTTAGTGTACTGGAAACGGACAGCTTCCTTTATTCTTGTGTCGCTATAACCACTGTTGGGATAACAACTTTTCTGATTGAAAAGAAATATTGAACCAGTGATAAGTCAAAAGGGAACGGCTCAGATATATATAATTACTACAGTTCTTTAAATAACTGAAGTTATTCGTTGTGCCTATGGGTTAACGCCTAATCTTGGGACAAACGCGGTACATAGTATGAGATTGTGATTATTCAAAGGTGTGAGATATTTCTATTTCATTTGTAGGATGATAAAAAACAAACAGGGTGGGGTAATGAATCAAAATGAATGAGCCAAAACAATACCGTGGTGATTTGTTGGAATGGTGTAAAATCGCTGAGTTAAATTGAGAGGGTATGAATCAAAGGAATCCAGAACTTATTAATCACGAAAGCTTAAAGGATTGGGAAGACTCCTGCCGCCATTTAAAAGCCAACTTACAGGGAAGCATAAACGCGGACCTCGATGAATGAAATCACATGTGTTAAATAGTATTGCTCCTTTTGTAATATATGGATTGCATGAAGCCAAACATACGTCATTTGCACATGCATTACAGGAAGTGGCTGCAATAACCTATTTAATGGGTAATGGTATGGATCCGCAGACCGCATATTTAACTCTTGAATCTTGGGAAATTAATGAGATGTTTTAAAATTGAATGGTTCAAAGTGAACACCGTTTGTAAACAATATCCAACATCAGGGGCAAATCCATTGGAGTAGCGCCTTTTTTTTATGTAAAAAAACAGATGGAAGTCTTGTATAATCAAAAAGAAGGAATTGTATTATAGAGAGAGAATTTAATATCATTATAGTAATATTGAATTTTTTTAGGAGGATATATGAAATTTGTTTTAATATTTGGTCCGCAGGCTGTTGGGAAAATGACAGTTGGGCAGGAATTAGCTAAAATAACTGGATTGAAGCTTTTTCATAATCACATGACGATTGAAATGGTTACCCCCATTTTTGACTTCGGTACGAAAGAAGGACAAAGATTAGTCAGCTTATTTCGGAAGGAGATATTTGAAGCCGCAGCAAAAAGCGATTTGGAAGGCTTGATTTTTACCTATGTCTGGGCGTTTAACCATCCATCTGATTGGAACTATGTCAATGAA
This Neobacillus sp. YX16 DNA region includes the following protein-coding sequences:
- a CDS encoding PLP-dependent aminotransferase family protein is translated as MDWKPNRDSKMPIYKQLALYIETGIGDGTFPHDKPLPSERGLAKELGVNRSTVIAAYDELESNGLIDRNRGSGTTISKDIWGLSKKRIPSWNRYIEAGSFLPNLPVTQRIHKEMAEHSLINLASGELSQDLFPMHSLREITSNRSFIGSLGYDHPKGNAILRQTLSNHVRQFRGIETNPSSILVTSGAQQALHLVVQCLLKPGDAVAIENPSYHYNLPVFKSAGIKTYDLMGDQNGIDPNDITALYKKHRIRMIFLNPIFQNPTGTLMSEERRKKVIEISSEYGIPVVEDDPYSLTSFTGEKIHTLKSLDHYGNVLYISSLTKIVASGLRIGWIIGPKAVIERLSDAKQQVDFGHASYTQWIANDFLDSTNFESHIKNLVIHLESRRNQIVNSLQTYLNDQVDFYIPKGGIHIWCRIKKEFNEIHLLEESIKRGVIYVPGLTMGSEKGFVRFTFSRENEVDINEGIRRFADALKAVSKK
- a CDS encoding vanadium-dependent haloperoxidase, producing the protein MTCDLADKHRLGSPDIARVLGFLHASLNDAFVITWYFKYLWDVARPNQYSNDLSPVLSTPRFPSYPSAHATVAGCAEVLLSYFFPEEVSEIKGRMELSAQSRLYAGVHFKVDNDDGLDLGRQIGEVVVKVLRVQNVKLR
- a CDS encoding YitT family protein, with translation MFIFQKFIATIIGSLLLGIGVNGFLVPNHLIDGGILGIALILHYFYHFQTGMTMIALSAPICVLSILSEKSYFLSSLQGLLVSSLFIDLLSPLRHQFIISQLGSALIGGVIIGTGVGLMLRYKSSTGGTDLLAKIISGRFSLNLALVIILIDGIIVLAGFSVLETDSFLYSCVAITTVGITTFLIEKKY